A genomic segment from Manduca sexta isolate Smith_Timp_Sample1 chromosome 13, JHU_Msex_v1.0, whole genome shotgun sequence encodes:
- the LOC115446906 gene encoding kinesin-like protein KIN-4B, whose translation MSSIARGCSACVLAYGQSATGKTFTMFGSEVQPGLVPRLCRAFDDQQPLIVTVSFLEIYNERVHDLLVGEAVSSNCHSLPRNRGNVRKDLRVREHPTKGPYVQNLRRVTVHNVESLVSLVNEGVRRRRTAPTRRNPHSSRSHALLEIVTPHATLHLADLAGSEKAGFEGPGSGRQKEGANINKSLVALSNVISALVTSGRGRAKFIPYRDSALTWLLKDCFTGNSSTFIIATVSPSVACYGESASTLRWAERASQLPTKKVANCEVVVTTKSDLQQQFNKLLAELARNHINYAPETGTIHHDTKYWAYKEKTIQSEGVNSTTNIGNILNIMHPRVEANNVESANVPVASGSSDVSNILDSGKISNAVSKEVEKIFGSTLERTSSGSDLKVIPPLRHKRREYRSQEVLPVDETIAAGQSSTGLSILPSQSEVQINNIQNADKIKIPHVSILHENQRAEIVAAVTDRLYTKLKKKEEAAVSRMESIVDKKIVEPLSELKICTNARQRLIELSQRALRNKRRIGIPAFTQTKISVIRVKDQGTDVQTDLDSYIVNNNHTIMTAYRDVSTETVPMTPRCKEIAVGPKFGSMDLSNKSTGTEKSEVIHKNSYTMTDEMVKHDNLTQTAIVPPPRRRRKAIKSTKYRGSDNKNKHLEGYVNAMGPVISINISQTYSNDSETQSSDDNSINATNKNIPKNAVATPDLLTNHTGDTSDNNLLDNACNVKGEDTLDTKRVTTLKDNVSNVSLSIKSSEDFSDDEDYSLPRVTVTSTAKPKSLDMKNIILGRNENMYPYNIVLSPTREIDHSKRTVTFKDIDIAKAINVASHDCHDVDNDSKCNQEKNQYFSSDDIIFGKKSDHDNSYSDCTVSTRDEVNSLIWKNNIGRSRTVNYCKRNYVPIYKSNSRYNTEKTRYYQDFLHSDKRGFNDIDGINCHTGNSFDEKKFRSSSKFYRSNDVDTDFKQGNPCSKVSFRNKDKYKSEEFGNIEKKILDACTDLEKSVKTYDDYIINFKNNAERDEEPISQRTPTEYLQHLIKLRREMIKTLETTPDIALNGSKT comes from the exons ATGTCCAGTATAGCCAGAGGATGTTCAGCGTGCGTGCTGGCGTACGGGCAGAGCGCGACCGGCAAGACATTCACCATGTTCGGCAGCGAGGTGCAGCCTGGCCTCGTGCCCAGACTGTGCAGAGCGTTTGATGATCAACAACCACTTATCGTCACTGTCAG tttCCTGGAGATTTATAACGAACGAGTGCATGATTTGTTAGTGGGCGAGGCTGTTTCTTCCAATTGCCATTCTCTACCGCGCAATAGAGGCAACGTTCGTAAAGATCTTCGCGTCAGAGAACACCCTACAAAAGGCCCTTATGTGCAAA ATTTACGCCGCGTGACAGTACACAATGTAGAGTCACTGGTGTCGCTAGTAAACGAAGGGGTTCGAAGACGGCGCACAGCACCGACTCGTCGGAACCCTCACTCGTCCCGGTCGCACGCTCTGCTGGAGATAGTCACTCCTCACGCCACACTGCACCTCGCTGATCTTGCTGGCAG TGAGAAAGCAGGATTTGAGGGACCAGGAAGTGGCAGGCAAAAGGAAGGTGCTAACATAAACAAATCTTTGGTGGCCCTAAGCAATGTTATTTCAGCCCtcg tgaCCAGTGGGCGGGGCCGGGCGAAGTTCATCCCCTATCGAGATTCAGCCTTGACGTGGCTACTAAAGGATTGCTTTACAGGCAATTCAAGTACTTTTATCATAGCTA ccgTGTCGCCGAGTGTGGCATGTTACGGTGAATCAGCTTCAACACTTCGTTGGGCAGAACGCGCTAGTCAGTTACCTACGAAAAAAGTTGCAAACTGCGAGGTAGTCGTTACGACCAAGTCTGATCTTCAAcaacaatttaataaacttcTCGCTGAATTAGCGAGAAaccatattaattat gcaCCAGAAACTGGAACTATTCACCATGATACGAAATATTGGGCTTATAAGGAGAAGACAATACAGTCCGAAGGTGTAAATTCAACAACAAACATAGGaaacattttgaatataatgCATCCGAGAGTTGAAGCTAACAATGTAGAGTCAGCCAACGTACCAGTTGCTAGCGGAAGTTCGGATGTCAGCAACATATTAGATTCTGGAAAAATATCAAATGCTGTAAGCAAAGAAGTGGAGAAAATATTTGGATCGACGTTAGAAAGAACTAGCAGCGGAAGTGACCTTAAAGTGATCCCACCGCTACGTCATAAAAGAAGGGAATATAGGTCGCAAGAAGTTTTGCCTGTAGATGAAACAATCGCTGCTGGTCAAAGCTCCACTGGACTTTCTATACTGCCAAGTCAAAGTGaggttcaaataaacaatatacaaaatgctgataaaattaaaattccacaCGTTTCTATTCTCCACGAAAATCAGAGAGCTGAGATTGTTGCAGCCGTTACTGATAGGTTATACACTAAACTTAAAAAGAAAGAAGAGGCCGCCGTGTCACGAATGGAGTCAATTGTTGACAAAAAGATAGTAGAACCATTGAGCGAGTTAAAGATTTGCACAAATGCTCGTCAACGACTAATTGAGTTGAGTCAAAGGGCTTTGCGAAATAAACGGAGAATAGGTATACCTGCATTTACACAGACCAAAATATCAGTCATCCGTGTCAAAGACCAAGGTACGGATGTTCAGACAGATCTAGATTCGTACATTGTAAACAATAATCACACTATTATGACAGCATATCGAGATGTCAGTACTGAGACTGTTCCGATGACACCTCGTTGCAAGGAAATAGCTGTTGGTCCAAAGTTTGGATCAATGGATTTGAGCAATAAATCAACAGGGACAGAAAAAAGTGAAGTCATACATAAGAATTCTTACACAATGACAGATGAAATGGTAAAACACGACAATTTGACGCAAACAGCGATTGTACCACCACccagaagaagaagaaaagcaATTAAATCAACTAAGTATCGTGGAagcgataataaaaataaacatttagaaGGATATGTTAATGCTATGGGACCggtaataagtataaatatttctcaAACGTATTCTAATGATTCGGAGACACAAAGTTCTGACGACAATTCAATAAATGCAACAAATAAGAATATACCTAAAAATGCTGTAGCCACACCAGATTTATTGACGAATCACACTGGAGATACAAGCGACAATAACTTATTAGATAATGCGTGTAATGTTAAAGGAGAAGATACGTTAGACACAAAACGTGTCACTACATTAAAAGATAACGTTTCAAATGTATCACTATCTATAAAAAGTAGTGAAGATTTCTCTGATGACGAGGATTATTCTTTGCCTCGAGTGACAGTAACTTCTACAGCGAAACCTAAAAGTTtagatatgaaaaatattatattagggcgaaatgaaaatatgtatccATACAACATAGTTCTTTCTCCAACGAGGGAAATAGATCATTCCAAGAGGACGGTTACCTTTAAAGATATCGACATAGCGAAGGCTATAAATGTAGCTTCACATGATTGTCATGATGTCGACAATGATAGTAAATGTAACCAAGAAAAGaatcaatatttttcttctgaTGACATTATTTTTGGGAAAAAGTCTGATCATGACAATTCCTATTCAGATTGTACAGTATCTACAAGAGATGAAGTAAATTCGTTGATATGGAAGAACAATATTGGTCGTAGTAGGACGGTCAAttattgtaaaagaaattatgtaCCCATATACAAAAGTAATTCAAGATACAACACAGAAAAGACAAGATATTATCAAGACTTTCTACATTCTGATAAACGTGGATTTAACGATATTGATGGAATTAATTGTCATACAGGAAATAGTTTTGATGAAAAGAAATTTCGAAGCAGCAGTAAATTTTATCGAAGCAATGATGTAGATACTGACTTTAAACAAGGAAATCCTTGTTCAAAAGTAAGTTTcagaaataaagataaatataaaagtgaagaATTTgggaatattgaaaaaaaaatactcgacGCTTGTACAGATTTAGAAAAATCTGTGAAGACGTATGatgattacattattaattttaagaataatgCAGAACGTGATGAAGAACCTATTTCTCAAAGGACTCCCACTGAGTATTTACAACACTTGATAAAATTACGAAGGGAAATGATAAAAACTTTAGAAACCACACCTGACATTGCTTTAAACGGTTCCaagacataa